In the Drosophila willistoni isolate 14030-0811.24 chromosome 3R, UCI_dwil_1.1, whole genome shotgun sequence genome, CAAACGGGCTGCTGTGTATGGGAATGGGAGTAGACAACGGGAACGGGGGCGGGAACTGGGGCGGCAGCATAAGCAGCAGCTGCCTGAACGGGCAGAGCACGGGATAACATCTGTCCGATGGCCAGCACCAGCAAGATGACACCCACACCCAGACCCTTAATGGAGACTACAGTGAGAGCGGCCAACAAGGTGGTAATTACACCGACAACAAATGCTCCTGGCACTAGGGCAAAGCTAATGC is a window encoding:
- the LOC6650871 gene encoding protein apnoia, encoding MAAVQKITLALVCLCFLCDMVLCQQQASNNSETDSDVAESRTFGHHFLRRISFALVPGAFVVGVITTLLAALTVVSIKGLGVGVILLVLAIGQMLSRALPVQAAAAYAAAPVPAPVPVVYSHSHTQQPVWLEKEW